Proteins encoded in a region of the Acidobacteriota bacterium genome:
- the fabZ gene encoding 3-hydroxyacyl-ACP dehydratase FabZ, which translates to MSEQHAATTFEIREILDFLPHRYPFLLVDRIVDHEPGKRIVGIKNVSINEPYFQGHFPGVPIMPGVLILESMAQVGGILVFFTLPDRKEKLVFLAGLEKARFRKPVVPGDQIRVELTVLRVKSRVGRLQGVATVNGQKAAEAEILFSLVDRPKDPAEAL; encoded by the coding sequence ATGAGCGAGCAACACGCAGCCACCACTTTTGAGATACGGGAGATTCTCGATTTCCTCCCCCACCGCTATCCCTTCCTGCTGGTCGACCGCATCGTGGACCATGAGCCCGGGAAGCGCATCGTGGGGATCAAGAACGTCTCCATCAACGAACCCTACTTTCAGGGGCATTTCCCCGGCGTCCCCATCATGCCGGGCGTGCTGATCCTGGAATCGATGGCCCAGGTGGGCGGCATCCTCGTCTTCTTCACGCTCCCCGACCGCAAGGAAAAGCTGGTGTTCCTGGCCGGACTTGAAAAAGCGCGTTTCCGCAAACCCGTGGTTCCGGGAGATCAGATCAGGGTTGAATTGACGGTGCTGCGAGTCAAGAGCCGGGTGGGACGTCTGCAGGGTGTGGCCACCGTAAACGGCCAAAAGGCGGCCGAAGCTGAAATCTTGTTCTCCTTGGTCGACCGCCCCAAGGACCCCGCGGAGGCGCTATGA